One genomic segment of Microbacterium sp. ProA8 includes these proteins:
- the pseB gene encoding UDP-N-acetylglucosamine 4,6-dehydratase (inverting), whose amino-acid sequence MSILSGSSILVTGGTGSFGKAFIRYALDHLDPRRLVIFSRDELKQYEVRQIFKDDPRLRWFIGDIRDERRLARALHGVDYVVHAAALKQVDTAEYNPFEFVKTNVLGSQNVIEASIDAGVKKVVALSTDKASSPINLYGATKLTADKLFITGNHYAAAYDTRFAVVRYGNVMGSRGSVIPFFKALGDQGKPLPITDLRCTRFFITLPQAVQMVVDTFDLMQGGELLVPRIPSMKVTDLAHAIVPDAGLVDVGLRPGEKLHEEMISPEEGRRAVVVQDGKYFIIQPDLASWGYTAPADAVPVPEGFAYRSDANDQWYTRDEIAAIVESAI is encoded by the coding sequence GTGTCCATCCTCAGTGGATCCAGCATTCTCGTCACTGGAGGCACGGGCTCCTTCGGGAAGGCGTTCATCCGCTACGCGCTCGACCACCTTGACCCGCGCAGGCTGGTGATCTTCTCGCGCGACGAGCTCAAGCAGTACGAGGTCCGGCAGATCTTCAAGGATGATCCGCGACTGCGGTGGTTCATCGGCGACATCCGCGATGAGCGGCGTCTCGCGCGGGCACTCCACGGCGTCGACTACGTCGTGCACGCCGCCGCGCTCAAGCAGGTGGACACCGCCGAGTACAACCCCTTCGAGTTCGTCAAGACGAACGTGCTCGGGAGCCAAAACGTCATTGAGGCGTCGATCGACGCCGGGGTGAAGAAGGTCGTGGCACTGTCGACCGACAAGGCCTCCAGCCCGATCAACCTCTATGGCGCAACCAAGCTCACCGCGGACAAGCTGTTCATCACCGGCAATCACTATGCCGCCGCCTACGACACGAGATTCGCCGTCGTCCGCTACGGCAACGTCATGGGGTCTCGCGGTTCGGTGATTCCTTTCTTCAAGGCGCTCGGCGACCAGGGCAAGCCTCTTCCCATCACCGACCTCCGCTGCACGCGGTTCTTCATCACGCTTCCGCAGGCCGTGCAGATGGTGGTGGACACGTTCGACCTCATGCAGGGCGGCGAACTCCTCGTTCCCCGCATTCCCTCCATGAAGGTGACCGATCTTGCACACGCGATCGTCCCCGACGCTGGACTAGTGGATGTCGGCTTGCGGCCCGGCGAGAAGCTCCACGAAGAGATGATCAGCCCCGAAGAGGGACGGCGCGCGGTGGTGGTCCAGGACGGCAAGTACTTCATCATCCAGCCCGACCTCGCCTCCTGGGGGTACACGGCACCCGCGGACGCGGTGCCGGTGCCCGAGGGATTCGCGTACCGGTCCGATGCGAACGACCAGTGGTACACCCGCGATGAGATCGCGGCAATCGTCGAATCGGCAATCTGA
- a CDS encoding polysaccharide biosynthesis tyrosine autokinase, translating to MELRDYIRILHKNWILILVLTFVGAAAGAAYSFTQDPEYQSTTQLYVSVRSEGAATGDLVQGTTFARQIVASYVDVVNTALVLDPVIEQLGLDMTAAQLSGQVSASAPLNTVMIDITVTDTDPEQAAAIADATAASLANAVQTTLEQPTTPDAASPVQVTTVQPAVAPANPSSPNTMLNIALGTLLGLAAGIGIGVLRTVLDTRVRTLHDIEQLTTAPLLGGIAFDPGAQKRPLIVHADPRSPRAESFRSLRTNLQFLNIEGGPRSFVVSSAGPGEGKSTTTANLAIALAETGARVALVDGDLRLPRVADYMGIEGGVGLTDVLIGRVELADALQKWGRGQLFVLTSGAVPPNPSELLGAVAMDHVLAALTEHFDYVLIDAPPLLLVTDAAVLSKKTRGVIMVAASGKTNKHDLTGAIRSLETAGGQLLGLVMTMLPTRGPDSYGYGAYTYGSTHDADGSKKSAKRGSAKARNRAKASA from the coding sequence GTGGAACTGCGCGACTACATCAGGATCCTGCACAAGAACTGGATCCTCATCCTCGTGCTCACCTTCGTCGGCGCAGCCGCAGGTGCGGCGTACTCCTTCACGCAGGACCCGGAGTACCAGTCGACGACTCAGCTCTATGTGTCGGTGCGCTCAGAAGGGGCCGCCACGGGGGACCTCGTGCAGGGCACGACTTTCGCTCGTCAGATCGTTGCGAGCTACGTGGATGTCGTCAACACGGCGCTCGTGCTCGACCCCGTGATCGAACAGCTCGGGCTCGACATGACCGCCGCTCAGCTGAGCGGCCAAGTGTCGGCATCCGCTCCCCTCAACACCGTGATGATCGACATCACCGTCACCGACACTGACCCTGAGCAGGCGGCAGCCATCGCCGACGCCACGGCGGCCAGTCTGGCCAACGCAGTGCAGACGACCCTCGAGCAGCCCACGACGCCGGATGCCGCGAGCCCCGTGCAGGTGACGACGGTGCAGCCGGCGGTGGCCCCGGCGAACCCGTCGAGCCCCAACACCATGCTCAACATCGCGCTCGGCACGCTGCTCGGCCTGGCCGCCGGAATCGGCATCGGCGTGCTGCGGACCGTGCTCGACACGCGCGTGCGCACGCTGCACGATATCGAGCAGCTCACGACCGCTCCCCTGCTCGGCGGCATCGCCTTCGACCCGGGCGCGCAGAAGCGCCCGCTCATCGTGCACGCCGACCCCCGCAGCCCCCGCGCCGAGTCGTTCCGGTCCCTGCGCACGAACCTGCAGTTCCTCAATATCGAGGGCGGGCCGCGTTCCTTCGTCGTCTCGAGCGCCGGACCTGGTGAAGGAAAGTCGACCACCACTGCGAACCTTGCGATCGCACTGGCCGAGACCGGCGCTCGCGTCGCGCTCGTCGACGGCGACCTGCGTCTGCCGCGCGTCGCAGACTACATGGGCATCGAGGGTGGCGTGGGGCTCACCGACGTGCTCATCGGCCGGGTCGAGCTCGCCGACGCGCTGCAGAAGTGGGGCCGCGGCCAGCTCTTCGTGCTGACCTCGGGCGCTGTGCCCCCGAATCCGAGCGAGCTGCTCGGCGCGGTCGCGATGGACCACGTTCTGGCCGCGCTCACCGAGCACTTCGACTACGTGCTCATCGACGCGCCGCCGCTGCTGCTCGTCACCGACGCCGCCGTGCTGAGCAAGAAGACACGCGGCGTCATCATGGTCGCGGCGTCCGGCAAGACCAACAAGCACGACCTCACCGGCGCCATCCGCAGCCTCGAGACAGCCGGCGGACAGCTGCTCGGCCTCGTCATGACGATGCTGCCCACGCGCGGGCCCGACAGCTACGGTTACGGCGCTTATACGTACGGCTCCACGCATGACGCCGATGGCTCGAAGAAGTCGGCGAAACGCGGATCGGCGAAGGCACGAAACCGCGCCAAGGCCTCCGCCTGA
- a CDS encoding glycoside hydrolase family 99-like domain-containing protein, whose protein sequence is MVDGSRAARESDESERQAGAPRVRTVAFYLPQFHAIPENDRWWGEGFTEWTNVRRAEPAFSGHDHPRRSTALGEYDLRDDSVLHRQAELAAAHDVDAFCMYYYWFAGKRLLETPLDLYLDRGPDFPFCISWANENWSRRWDGKDQEVLIAQSYDDSTAAEVFADMARYLADPRYLRFDGRPVIVVHRVDHLPDPRGLAQTWRRMSEAAGLGSPYLIAAETRRNIDPRDVGFDAVAEFPPVGANTLGSALLLPPAELSRQFRGRLMSYRRTAKRFMQRRDASFRRHPGVMPGWDNSARRGMKATVYVGSSPQAYGAWIADARRREARHEGPGLVFVNAWNEWAEGAYLEPDASSGQAYLSATRRGRMPPTARPAGTYGLPAIGWWYSLALAAAATGLNAVRTAGDSMRRRRAG, encoded by the coding sequence ATGGTTGACGGTTCGCGAGCGGCACGAGAATCGGACGAGTCCGAACGCCAAGCCGGGGCACCGCGGGTTCGCACGGTCGCGTTCTACCTGCCGCAGTTCCACGCCATCCCGGAGAACGACCGCTGGTGGGGTGAGGGGTTCACGGAATGGACGAACGTGCGACGCGCCGAACCCGCATTCTCGGGCCACGATCACCCGCGTCGGTCGACCGCTCTCGGCGAGTATGACCTCCGCGACGACTCGGTACTGCATCGACAGGCCGAACTCGCTGCCGCTCACGACGTCGACGCGTTCTGCATGTACTACTACTGGTTCGCCGGCAAGCGTCTGCTCGAGACTCCGCTCGATCTGTACCTCGATCGCGGGCCGGACTTCCCCTTCTGCATCTCGTGGGCGAATGAGAACTGGTCCCGGCGGTGGGACGGAAAGGACCAGGAGGTCCTGATCGCTCAGTCCTACGATGATTCCACCGCAGCCGAAGTCTTCGCCGACATGGCGAGATACCTCGCAGATCCGCGTTACCTGCGCTTCGACGGGCGCCCGGTCATCGTCGTCCACCGAGTGGATCATCTGCCCGATCCGCGGGGATTGGCCCAGACCTGGCGGCGGATGTCCGAAGCGGCGGGGTTGGGCTCGCCATACCTGATCGCCGCGGAGACCCGCCGGAACATCGATCCACGGGATGTGGGATTCGATGCCGTCGCGGAGTTTCCTCCCGTCGGCGCGAACACGCTGGGTTCCGCTCTCCTGCTTCCGCCCGCTGAGCTGAGCCGTCAGTTCCGCGGGCGGCTGATGTCGTATCGCCGGACGGCGAAGCGCTTCATGCAACGGCGCGACGCCTCGTTCCGCCGTCACCCGGGAGTGATGCCGGGTTGGGACAACAGCGCACGCCGCGGTATGAAGGCGACGGTATACGTCGGATCGTCGCCGCAGGCATATGGTGCTTGGATCGCTGACGCCCGGAGGCGCGAAGCGCGGCACGAGGGGCCGGGGCTGGTTTTCGTGAACGCGTGGAATGAATGGGCCGAGGGCGCGTACCTGGAACCGGATGCGTCCAGCGGTCAGGCCTACCTCTCCGCGACGCGTCGGGGTCGAATGCCCCCGACCGCCCGCCCAGCGGGAACCTACGGGTTGCCAGCGATCGGGTGGTGGTACTCACTGGCCCTCGCGGCGGCGGCCACCGGCCTGAACGCAGTTCGCACGGCAGGCGACAGCATGAGGCGTCGTCGTGCAGGCTGA
- a CDS encoding polysaccharide biosynthesis tyrosine autokinase — protein sequence MCEDRMCCSARTSGASIQNSRARLCGRRPVGGSLQLRDYVALLRRSWLLILACTIIGGSVGAMTALLSPTLYQSTVQQFVSVRNSGAAWDLAQSTSYARQAVTNYVRVVPTAIVLDSVIQDLGLDTTSGELAAQVTASAPLNTQVMTITVTDENPSQAAQLANAIGDSLATAVTTELEAPTGTEAESKVRVETISAAKVPTEPSSPNLRLDLALGLLVGLAAGTGLALLRSVLDTRVRTVQDVEAVVDAPILGGIPFDPESAERPLVVRAAPHDPRSEAFRRVRTNVQFLNVEAGTPAFVITSSAPAEGKSTTAANLALTLAETGMRVALLDADLRKPRVADNFNIEGGVGLSDVLVGRVPLSGAMQPWGRSKLFLLPAGSLPPNPAELLGSRAMWKTLEELRRAFDYIIIDAPPLLAVTDAAVLTRLTTGAILVAASGSTRKPQLAGAVKAIASADAKLLGVIITKLPTKGPDSTAYSQYTYGVTHAAS from the coding sequence ATGTGCGAGGATCGAATGTGCTGTTCGGCGCGCACATCCGGCGCCAGCATTCAGAATAGCCGGGCGCGCCTGTGTGGCCGCAGACCTGTGGGGGGATCGTTGCAGCTGAGGGACTATGTGGCGCTGCTTCGGCGCAGCTGGCTGCTGATCCTCGCGTGCACGATCATCGGCGGCTCGGTCGGAGCTATGACAGCGCTGCTCTCGCCCACGCTGTACCAGTCGACCGTGCAGCAGTTCGTCTCCGTCCGCAACAGCGGCGCCGCGTGGGACCTCGCGCAGAGCACCAGCTACGCCCGCCAGGCGGTGACCAACTATGTGCGGGTCGTGCCGACCGCGATCGTGCTCGACTCAGTCATCCAAGACCTCGGCCTCGACACGACCTCGGGCGAGCTCGCCGCGCAGGTCACGGCATCCGCTCCTCTCAACACCCAGGTGATGACGATCACCGTCACCGACGAGAACCCCAGCCAGGCCGCGCAGCTGGCCAACGCGATCGGCGACAGCCTGGCCACCGCCGTCACGACCGAGCTCGAAGCGCCCACCGGCACCGAGGCGGAGAGCAAGGTGCGCGTCGAGACCATCTCGGCCGCGAAGGTGCCGACCGAGCCGTCGTCGCCCAACCTGCGGCTCGACCTCGCTCTCGGCCTGCTCGTGGGCCTCGCTGCCGGAACCGGCCTCGCCCTGCTGCGTTCGGTGCTCGATACCCGCGTGCGGACCGTCCAGGATGTCGAAGCCGTCGTCGATGCGCCGATCCTGGGCGGCATCCCGTTCGACCCCGAATCGGCCGAGCGGCCGCTGGTTGTGCGGGCCGCACCCCACGACCCACGCTCCGAGGCGTTCCGGCGGGTGCGTACGAACGTGCAGTTCCTGAACGTCGAAGCGGGAACTCCCGCGTTCGTCATCACCAGCTCGGCACCCGCCGAGGGCAAGTCGACGACCGCCGCGAACCTTGCGTTGACGCTCGCCGAGACCGGCATGCGGGTCGCGCTCCTCGACGCCGACCTTCGCAAGCCGCGCGTCGCCGACAACTTCAACATCGAGGGCGGCGTGGGGCTGTCGGACGTGCTCGTCGGACGAGTGCCCCTGTCGGGCGCGATGCAGCCGTGGGGGCGCAGCAAGCTGTTCCTGCTTCCGGCGGGGAGCCTGCCGCCGAACCCGGCCGAACTGCTCGGCTCGCGGGCCATGTGGAAGACGCTCGAAGAGCTGCGCCGCGCCTTCGACTACATCATCATCGACGCGCCCCCGCTGCTTGCCGTGACCGACGCGGCCGTCCTCACACGCCTCACGACCGGAGCGATCCTCGTGGCAGCGTCCGGCTCGACACGCAAGCCGCAGCTCGCCGGAGCGGTAAAGGCCATCGCCTCAGCCGACGCCAAGCTGCTGGGCGTCATCATCACCAAGCTCCCGACCAAGGGTCCCGACAGCACGGCGTACAGCCAGTACACCTACGGGGTGACGCACGCCGCCTCCTAG
- a CDS encoding glycosyltransferase: protein MQPAQPLPPRQPEIPTWTLVTVTYNSAEQLRRHWQSRVPASVRWIVVDNASTDDSREVAAALGAEVIALPSNIGFGAANNVGYAQSDTEFVGFVNPDVSGDWDSLPTLADATRQSGGLLTPQLINHDGSLQPNGRGWPFLLSKVLHRTTDGSRDRSYRRYAKRDEMRSVVWIMGAVVLASRDVFERLDGPWDEWFFVYYEDADICLRARRLGIPTIVAGGVHWRHGWERATSTFNHHAWRREIPSMMKFYARYPLLLSPFMALTQRWLEKGGPR, encoded by the coding sequence ATGCAACCAGCCCAGCCGCTCCCGCCGCGCCAGCCTGAGATTCCCACATGGACTCTCGTCACGGTCACCTACAACAGCGCCGAGCAACTCCGACGTCACTGGCAGTCGAGAGTGCCGGCTTCAGTCCGGTGGATCGTCGTCGACAACGCATCCACCGATGACTCCCGCGAAGTCGCTGCCGCGCTGGGTGCCGAGGTTATCGCGCTTCCCAGCAATATCGGGTTCGGTGCGGCCAACAACGTCGGATATGCGCAATCCGACACCGAGTTCGTGGGATTCGTGAATCCCGACGTCAGTGGAGACTGGGACAGTCTTCCGACGCTGGCAGATGCGACCCGGCAGTCGGGGGGACTGCTCACCCCGCAGCTCATCAATCACGATGGCTCCCTTCAGCCGAACGGTCGCGGATGGCCGTTCCTGCTCAGCAAGGTCCTGCACCGCACCACCGACGGATCCCGTGATCGTTCGTACCGGCGCTATGCGAAGCGAGACGAGATGCGGAGTGTCGTCTGGATCATGGGCGCGGTCGTGCTTGCGTCTCGCGACGTCTTCGAGCGGCTCGACGGCCCCTGGGACGAGTGGTTCTTCGTTTACTACGAAGACGCAGACATCTGCCTGCGTGCGCGTCGTCTCGGCATTCCCACGATTGTCGCCGGAGGCGTCCATTGGCGCCACGGTTGGGAGAGGGCGACCTCCACATTCAATCACCACGCGTGGAGGCGGGAGATCCCATCGATGATGAAGTTCTACGCCCGCTACCCACTGCTCCTGTCGCCATTCATGGCATTGACGCAACGGTGGCTCGAAAAGGGCGGGCCGCGTTGA
- a CDS encoding UDP-glucose/GDP-mannose dehydrogenase family protein: MRLSVIGCGYLGAVHAAAMASIGHEVIGIDVDSRKVESLSRGEAPFYEPHLQELLTAGVASGRLRFTTDVSEASGASVHFIGVGTPQQKDGSAADLTYVNAAVDALLPHLSAGDVVAGKSTVPVGTAAELAPRIEATGATLVWNPEFLREGWAVKDTIEPDRLVVGVGPSKSSATGEKTDPADVLREVYHPAIAKNTPFIVTDWATAELVKVAANAFLATKISFINAMAEIAEVTGADVTQLADAIGHDVRIGRRFLGAGIGFGGGCLPKDIRAFAARAEELGRGESVAFLREVDAINLRRRDRAVDLVAEAFDGSVFKKKITVLGAAFKPHSDDIRDSPGLDVAVRLHGLGASVTVTDPAAIRNARRLHPQLTYVEDRDEALRGADAVIVVTEWDEYRRQLAPEHAGNLATGRIIVDGRNCLDAGAWRAAGWAYFGMGRP; the protein is encoded by the coding sequence GTGCGCCTGTCTGTGATCGGCTGCGGATACCTCGGTGCCGTCCACGCGGCCGCGATGGCGTCGATCGGGCACGAAGTGATCGGCATCGACGTCGACTCGCGCAAGGTCGAGTCCCTCTCCCGAGGTGAGGCGCCGTTCTACGAGCCCCATCTCCAGGAGCTGCTCACGGCCGGCGTCGCGTCGGGCCGCCTGCGGTTCACGACCGACGTGTCGGAGGCATCCGGGGCATCGGTGCACTTCATCGGCGTCGGCACTCCGCAGCAGAAGGACGGGTCCGCCGCAGACCTCACATACGTGAACGCTGCGGTCGACGCCCTGCTCCCGCACCTCAGCGCGGGTGACGTGGTGGCAGGAAAGTCGACGGTGCCCGTCGGCACCGCCGCAGAGCTCGCGCCGCGCATCGAGGCCACCGGTGCAACGCTCGTGTGGAACCCCGAGTTCCTGCGCGAGGGCTGGGCCGTGAAAGACACGATCGAGCCCGACAGGCTCGTGGTGGGTGTCGGCCCTTCGAAGAGCTCGGCGACCGGAGAAAAGACCGACCCGGCGGACGTGCTGCGTGAGGTCTACCACCCGGCCATTGCGAAGAACACACCGTTCATCGTCACCGACTGGGCGACGGCCGAGCTCGTCAAGGTCGCGGCCAACGCCTTCCTCGCGACCAAGATCTCGTTCATCAACGCGATGGCAGAGATCGCCGAGGTCACCGGCGCCGATGTCACCCAGCTCGCCGACGCGATCGGACACGACGTGCGCATCGGCCGTCGCTTCCTCGGCGCCGGCATCGGGTTCGGCGGGGGGTGCCTGCCGAAAGACATCCGCGCCTTCGCGGCGCGGGCCGAAGAGCTCGGCAGAGGCGAGTCTGTGGCGTTCCTGCGCGAGGTCGATGCCATCAACCTGCGTCGCCGCGACAGGGCTGTCGACCTCGTAGCCGAGGCCTTCGACGGATCGGTCTTCAAGAAGAAGATCACGGTGCTCGGCGCGGCCTTCAAGCCTCACAGCGACGACATCCGCGACTCGCCCGGTCTCGATGTCGCGGTTCGTCTTCACGGACTCGGGGCATCCGTCACCGTCACCGATCCAGCCGCCATCCGCAACGCCCGCCGGCTGCACCCGCAGCTCACCTATGTCGAGGATCGCGACGAGGCGCTGCGCGGTGCCGACGCCGTGATCGTCGTCACCGAATGGGACGAATACCGCCGTCAACTCGCGCCTGAGCACGCCGGGAACCTCGCGACCGGACGCATCATCGTCGATGGTCGCAACTGCCTCGACGCGGGCGCGTGGCGGGCCGCAGGGTGGGCGTACTTCGGGATGGGACGTCCCTGA
- a CDS encoding low molecular weight phosphatase family protein — MFEILTVCTGNICRSPLAETLLRTRLATYAPLVHSAGTMGLASAAMTAEAQRLALALGVAAEIADNHRSRYLTDAELRSPDLILAMSREHRRKIVELAPARLRSAFTLREFARLAADTTDDEIAAASVVGGADGRARARAAVAAVAAQRGMSAPPADPADDDVIDPYRRSWETYQLSASQLVPAVDQVVRVMSIAMTAR; from the coding sequence ATGTTCGAGATACTCACCGTGTGTACCGGCAACATCTGCCGTTCTCCACTCGCCGAGACGCTGCTGCGCACTCGGCTCGCCACGTACGCGCCGCTGGTGCACAGCGCAGGAACGATGGGGCTCGCCAGCGCGGCGATGACGGCGGAGGCGCAACGCCTCGCCCTCGCGCTCGGTGTCGCGGCTGAGATCGCCGACAATCACCGCTCGCGCTACCTCACCGACGCCGAGTTGCGCTCCCCCGACCTCATTCTGGCGATGAGCCGCGAGCACCGGCGGAAGATCGTCGAGCTCGCGCCGGCGCGGTTGCGGTCGGCCTTCACGCTGCGCGAGTTCGCGCGGCTGGCGGCTGACACCACCGACGACGAGATCGCTGCGGCATCCGTCGTCGGCGGCGCCGACGGACGTGCACGAGCCCGCGCTGCGGTGGCCGCCGTCGCCGCGCAGCGCGGCATGAGCGCACCGCCCGCCGACCCTGCCGACGACGACGTGATCGACCCGTACCGCCGCTCGTGGGAGACGTACCAGTTGTCTGCCTCGCAGTTGGTGCCTGCTGTGGATCAGGTCGTGCGGGTGATGTCGATCGCTATGACGGCGCGGTAA
- a CDS encoding DegT/DnrJ/EryC1/StrS family aminotransferase: protein MLPYGRQSVSEEDIQAVVEVLRGDWLTTGPTVAEFERRIGEMAGGHRAVSATSGTAALHMAYAALGVGPGDEVISTPMTFVATTAMASILGAKIVFADVEEDTALLDPAAAAALVGDRTKVIAAVDYAGHPADYDALQALADTVGAVTLDDAAHSIGGTYRGRPVGDLADVTTFSFFPTKNLTTGEGGAVVAKNASVAQRAHEFHFIGLVRDADRFRIQDEGAWHQEVHEFGVNYRLTDVASALGVAQLKRLESFKLRRAQIVARYNAALDSLEAVRTPVQREDVDPVWHLYPLRVLDGRRRHVFEHMRNAGIGVQVNYMPVYWHPVYADAGYKRGMCPNAEAFYGEELSLPLFPDLSDVQVDQVIDTLAEALR, encoded by the coding sequence ATGCTGCCGTATGGTCGGCAGTCGGTGTCGGAAGAGGACATCCAGGCCGTCGTCGAGGTCCTCCGGGGTGACTGGCTGACGACCGGGCCGACGGTCGCCGAGTTCGAGCGTCGCATCGGCGAGATGGCAGGCGGGCACCGTGCCGTTTCGGCCACGTCCGGAACAGCCGCGCTCCACATGGCCTATGCGGCGCTGGGCGTCGGCCCCGGCGATGAAGTGATCTCGACGCCGATGACGTTCGTGGCGACGACGGCGATGGCTTCGATCCTTGGCGCGAAAATCGTGTTCGCAGACGTCGAGGAGGACACGGCTCTCCTGGATCCGGCGGCGGCTGCGGCGCTCGTCGGGGACCGCACGAAGGTCATCGCAGCCGTCGATTACGCCGGCCACCCCGCAGATTACGACGCGCTCCAGGCGCTAGCCGACACGGTCGGGGCGGTCACCCTCGACGACGCGGCCCATTCGATCGGCGGCACCTATCGCGGGCGTCCGGTCGGCGATCTCGCCGATGTGACGACATTTTCGTTCTTCCCGACGAAGAACCTCACGACAGGCGAGGGCGGAGCAGTCGTCGCCAAGAACGCGAGCGTCGCGCAGCGCGCGCACGAGTTCCACTTCATCGGCCTGGTCCGAGATGCGGACCGTTTCAGGATCCAGGACGAGGGCGCGTGGCATCAAGAGGTGCACGAGTTCGGTGTCAACTACCGCCTCACCGACGTGGCGAGCGCGTTGGGAGTGGCTCAGCTGAAGCGCCTTGAGTCTTTCAAGCTCCGTCGCGCGCAGATCGTCGCGCGCTACAACGCCGCTCTTGACAGTCTCGAAGCTGTCCGCACCCCGGTGCAGCGCGAGGATGTCGATCCCGTCTGGCATCTTTATCCCCTCCGCGTACTCGATGGCCGTCGGCGTCACGTGTTCGAGCACATGCGCAACGCGGGCATAGGCGTCCAGGTCAACTACATGCCCGTGTACTGGCATCCTGTCTACGCCGACGCCGGCTACAAGCGAGGAATGTGCCCGAACGCGGAGGCGTTCTACGGCGAGGAACTGTCGCTCCCGCTGTTCCCAGACCTGTCGGACGTTCAGGTGGATCAGGTGATCGACACGCTCGCCGAGGCGTTGCGATGA
- a CDS encoding glycosyltransferase, protein MTPVGAICMAVYRPDAVALKRQIDSLQAQSIGDWRCEIAIDGGRPSDLATVHSCVGGDGRFRVVNYVDRVGFYRNFERAMKQVDYEVHWIALADQDDRWYPDKLEKLIPLLDGAELVTGQARVVIQQGTEMVDGGATRRRWLGLFADLLDNSVTGSFCVFTPSVARAALPFPQPTDAAYHDHWIGACAAAVGSVRIIDDPLQDYIQHDRNVVGESRGGRWLSRLADWRTRAGGSFSLSYLAAERWGWRVEVARTLLERVDVDPNVQADLELFASGRLSTRLVSRSLGALWKRQAPVGRVVALLVGAGSASGLGGGRNQVSARRAENG, encoded by the coding sequence GTGACGCCGGTCGGCGCGATCTGCATGGCGGTGTACCGTCCCGATGCAGTGGCGCTCAAGCGCCAGATCGACTCGCTGCAAGCCCAGAGCATTGGCGATTGGCGATGCGAGATCGCCATCGATGGGGGGCGCCCCTCGGATCTCGCCACCGTGCACTCCTGTGTGGGTGGCGACGGCCGGTTCAGAGTCGTCAACTACGTCGACCGCGTCGGCTTCTACCGCAACTTCGAGCGAGCGATGAAGCAAGTCGACTACGAAGTCCATTGGATCGCCCTCGCAGATCAGGACGACCGCTGGTACCCGGACAAGCTCGAAAAGCTGATACCCCTGCTGGACGGAGCTGAGCTCGTGACCGGGCAGGCCCGTGTCGTCATCCAGCAGGGAACCGAGATGGTCGACGGGGGTGCGACGCGACGCAGATGGCTGGGGCTCTTCGCGGATCTGCTGGACAACTCGGTGACGGGAAGCTTCTGCGTCTTCACGCCGTCGGTCGCGCGCGCCGCGTTGCCCTTCCCACAGCCCACCGACGCGGCATATCACGACCATTGGATCGGGGCATGTGCCGCAGCCGTCGGCTCGGTGCGCATAATCGACGATCCTCTTCAGGATTACATCCAGCACGATCGCAACGTCGTGGGGGAGTCGAGGGGCGGCCGGTGGCTGTCGCGCCTCGCGGACTGGCGCACACGCGCCGGTGGGTCGTTCTCGCTCAGCTACCTGGCAGCTGAGCGTTGGGGATGGCGCGTGGAAGTCGCCCGAACACTTCTCGAGAGAGTCGACGTCGACCCGAATGTGCAAGCGGATCTCGAGCTATTCGCGTCGGGTCGCCTTTCAACGCGGTTGGTGAGTCGAAGCCTGGGCGCGCTATGGAAGCGACAGGCCCCCGTAGGGCGCGTCGTCGCACTCCTCGTCGGGGCCGGTTCGGCATCGGGGCTCGGCGGCGGGCGGAATCAGGTCAGCGCGAGGAGAGCAGAGAATGGTTGA